AGTGTGCGTTCCATTTTGGCGTCCATGGGCACGTGCCATGCATCCAGAATGGCCACATCTTCCAGATCCACGTCAGCGAGGCGCACGGGAAACTCCGGCCAAACGGGCTCTGGTCAACTGTTCGGCGAGGTCCGCAGCCACGGCGCGTTCCGAGACCACCTGAAATTCCCGGCCGCCCACTTCCAACGTCAAGGTGCCCCAATGGCCGCCGGACAAGCCTCCCGCAGGCGCGGGGGCCAGCCCGCCAGCGCTGTAGCGCAAGGGTTCGGTGATCTGCCGCACCGGAATCCGGAGGTCCACTGCCGCGTGCTGGATGCGGGCCGCCAGCTCCGACAGGGAAATTTCCCCGGTGCGTGCCCGCTTCAGATCCCGGAACAGTTGCGCGCCAAAGAACCGCACGGTTTCCTTATCCGTCACCGCTTCGCCCGGCTCCAGACGGGCCGGGATGATATCCCCGCCGCCATACCCTGGCAGAATCACGCCTGTGGCGTACCCGGGGGCCTCACCTTCGCCCCCGGCGTCTCCAGAAGAGTTGCCGCCTCCCTTGCGGCGCTCTTCGATGGTGATGATTTTCGTTTCCGGCTTCAAGAGTTCCCGGAGCAAGGCCTTGAACGCAGCGGCCTCGGCCTCCAGCGTCACGGATTTTTCCTCGGGGGCCAGGGCATTGGCAATGACGTCCTGCGCCGCATCAGCCTCGGCATGCAGCACGATGGACTTTTCCGCCGGTGCCATCACGGCCTCCAGCGTTTCCTGAGCCACTGTGGCATCCGCCACCAGTGTCACGGGTTTTTCCGCTGGCGCAATCAGTGCTTCAAACAAGGCCACGGCGGCATCCCCGATGGGGTGCACCGTGATGGCCTTCTCTGCTGCCGCAGTCAGGCCTTCAAACGCTGAGGCTGCCTCCGCCGTGTTCACCACCGCGACAGCCACTTCCTTGGTTTGCGGCGCGGCCAGCGCATCCACGCGCGCCTGGGCCGCCTCGGTCACCGCCTTGATAACCAGCTGTCCTTCCTGCAGCAGAGGCGATGCCGGGGCATACGGCTTGCCGCTTGCGTCCTGAAAGAGCACGGTGTGCGTTCCAGTGGTTGAGAGCCCGTTCAAGACGGCGAGGATTTCGGCCTTCACCACCTCGGCATTGTGCACCACCTCGATCTGGGGCTTGGCGTTATTGACTTCATCGGTTGCATCACCCACGGCATCGCCGATCTGCTTTGCCGCCGCCTCGTTTGCTGTGGCGGCATCCTTGGTCTTTTGCGTCACAGCGTCCCAGGCTTTGCCAATGAGCTCTGCGCCGCGTTGCACATCCTGGGCCGCCTCCTGAGCGATGGTCGGCTTCTGCGCCGGACTCGCTGCCGACTCCATCTGCTTGTACAAGGATGCCAGCTTCTTGAGCTGTTCTTCGGCCTGCTTGAGGGATTCTGCGTCTCCTTTTGCCACCAACGTCCGCAATTCGGCATTGGCCGCCATGATTTCACGCTTCAACGCCGCCACCTTTTGGGTGGGATTCATGGTGTTGAGCGCTGTTTCAAGGATCAAGTCAGCAGCGGTCTTTGCAAATTCCTTCTGCGCAGCCTGCAAGCTGGTGAGCTCTTCCTGGAGCTTGCGGCCATGGGCAATAACCTGATCGTATATCTGCTGCGCAGACGCGGCATAGGCCTGCAAGGCCCCCAGCCTGGCCTGAGACAGTGACTCCTCAATGGCCTTTGCCTCGGCGGCATGTTTTTGTTCGGCCAAACCAGCCTTGTCCAACGCCGCCTGACGGGCAGCGGCCTCTTCTTCGGCCAGGGCGATCACCACATCTCGCTGCTGCCGTCGCACCGCCAGCACGGCCGCCACCTGGGCAACTTCGTCCTGGCTGCTTTTTTTCGCGGCCGCGGCCAGGGCGTCGTAGTGCTCCACAATCGCCGCCGTGGCCTCGCGGAACACGCCGGCAACCGCAGTGGTCGCATCTGCAAATGTTTGGCTGGCGGCGTATGCCGCCTCATATTCGACGCGCAGTCGCGATATTTCACCCGCGAACCCGGACAACGGCGAAAGCGGCAGGGACGCCAGCACCTCCAGCACCCGCAGCCATGGTCCGGCATTGCTGCCCAGCTCAACCACCCCTCGCGCCAGGGTGCCCAGCACCTTGACCACGCCGGTCACAATGGTGCCCAGGTTCACCAGGGCCTCTGACGTCTTGCGAGCCCAGCGCTCCAGGTCGCCAGTCTCGGCCATCCGCTGTACTTCGGCCAACAGCGCCTTGATCTGCGCCTTCGCATAGTCCATGACCCCGGCATCGCCCACCAGCCGCAGGAAGTCTTCCCACTCGCTTTCCAGGGTCTGCGTCATGCCCTCCCAGGTGTCGGCCATGCCTGCGGCTGCGCCGCCGAAGCGCTTCTGCAGCCCTGCCATGAGGGCCTCCATGACCTTTTCCACGGGGATGGCCTGATTGCCGATGTCCGCCACCTGAGCGCCCGTGAGCTTGAGCTCCTCCCGCAGGATGGCATATGCCGGCACGCCGCGTTCGGCGAGCTGCATCAATTCTTCGGCCGACGCCTTGCCCTTGGCCTGCATTTGACCCAACGCGGTCACAATGCCGGAGAATGCCTCATCACCCCCGCCCACGGCCACCACGGTATCCTTCAGCGTGGTCATGTCCTTGATGGTGGGCTGCACGCCCATCGACCGGAGCTTTTTGAATGCATCCACGGCCTCAGCCGTGTTCCCCGGCATGACCTTGGCCCAGGCATTGAGCTGCTCGAACCAAGTGTCCCCATGCCCACCGGTTACGGTATCCAGGGCATTGCGCAACTGCTCATATTTCCCGGCCGTGTCCACAGCCGCGGTGCCCAGTTCCTTGGCCGCCGTCACCAGCTCCCACACCAGATTGACGGCTGTCTGGAACGCAACATAGGCCACAGCCACCCCGGCCACCTTGCCAGCCAGAGCGGTCAGCGCCAGTCCATGTTCCGTCTGGGCCGCCGTGGCGCTGCGGGCCGCCGCGGTGCTGTCTTCCCCCATTTTCACAAACCGGCCGGACGCATCACGTGCGCGCCCGGCCGCGTCATTGATCACGGTGGATGCCTTGTCTTCGGCGGTGATTTTGATCTGATACAGCAGGTCGTTCGCCATGGGGAGCTATGTTCTCTTCTTTTCCGCCAGCATGTTGAGCATCCGGACCGCCACGCCCCAGCCGTATTGCCAGGCCCCTACATGTCCCCGGCTCACGAGGACGCAGACGGCCCGCTCGATCGCGTCCCGCAAGGCCTGGCCAGCTGGTCGAGCAGCCCCTTTGCCCCGTGCAGCTCCTGGAGCAGGGGCAAAAAATCGGCCAGCACCTCCCGCACGGCAGCGGTCACAGCGCGCGCTTCGGACGGCGTGAGCTTGCCGAACTCCTCGGGCTGCAGATCCGAAACCGCCGCCAACAGCGAGGCAGGCAGCGGAGCACGTCCGGTCATCACCTCATGGGGATCAAACAGGATGTCCGGCCGGCCCACGACCTGCCACAGCGTGGCAAGGGTCGGCTCGGTGACGGTGATGGCGCGCACGGCGGTCGGAACGGTACGAGTCTGAACAGGCATGGCAAAATCCTTCTTTTTACGAGTGGTTGTGGACCCTGACTTGATCCAGCGTCACATCCACAATGCAAATGGCAATGCCATTGGCGTAGCTTGCGCCGTAGGCCCGCTCCACCACACAGGGTTTGAGGCCGGGCAGGACAACCTGGGCATGCATGGCATCCCGGGCCGCCTCAACCAGTGCATAGACGCCCGGGCCGGAGACGCCGCCTTCCGCAGCCACATCACGCCGGAAGCTTTTGTCCCCGCAAATCACGGCAAAGTGCAGCCGCTCGGCATGCC
This sequence is a window from Megalodesulfovibrio gigas DSM 1382 = ATCC 19364. Protein-coding genes within it:
- a CDS encoding tape measure protein; this encodes MANDLLYQIKITAEDKASTVINDAAGRARDASGRFVKMGEDSTAAARSATAAQTEHGLALTALAGKVAGVAVAYVAFQTAVNLVWELVTAAKELGTAAVDTAGKYEQLRNALDTVTGGHGDTWFEQLNAWAKVMPGNTAEAVDAFKKLRSMGVQPTIKDMTTLKDTVVAVGGGDEAFSGIVTALGQMQAKGKASAEELMQLAERGVPAYAILREELKLTGAQVADIGNQAIPVEKVMEALMAGLQKRFGGAAAGMADTWEGMTQTLESEWEDFLRLVGDAGVMDYAKAQIKALLAEVQRMAETGDLERWARKTSEALVNLGTIVTGVVKVLGTLARGVVELGSNAGPWLRVLEVLASLPLSPLSGFAGEISRLRVEYEAAYAASQTFADATTAVAGVFREATAAIVEHYDALAAAAKKSSQDEVAQVAAVLAVRRQQRDVVIALAEEEAAARQAALDKAGLAEQKHAAEAKAIEESLSQARLGALQAYAASAQQIYDQVIAHGRKLQEELTSLQAAQKEFAKTAADLILETALNTMNPTQKVAALKREIMAANAELRTLVAKGDAESLKQAEEQLKKLASLYKQMESAASPAQKPTIAQEAAQDVQRGAELIGKAWDAVTQKTKDAATANEAAAKQIGDAVGDATDEVNNAKPQIEVVHNAEVVKAEILAVLNGLSTTGTHTVLFQDASGKPYAPASPLLQEGQLVIKAVTEAAQARVDALAAPQTKEVAVAVVNTAEAASAFEGLTAAAEKAITVHPIGDAAVALFEALIAPAEKPVTLVADATVAQETLEAVMAPAEKSIVLHAEADAAQDVIANALAPEEKSVTLEAEAAAFKALLRELLKPETKIITIEERRKGGGNSSGDAGGEGEAPGYATGVILPGYGGGDIIPARLEPGEAVTDKETVRFFGAQLFRDLKRARTGEISLSELAARIQHAAVDLRIPVRQITEPLRYSAGGLAPAPAGGLSGGHWGTLTLEVGGREFQVVSERAVAADLAEQLTRARLAGVSRAPR
- a CDS encoding phage protein Gp37, giving the protein MQRLSYAPAHSIRDIETAIVRTLLALQLPGVQVEPYRFQFDQAQLPTLRQRLPAYLVAWNESRPLALENRRHAERLHFAVICGDKSFRRDVAAEGGVSGPGVYALVEAARDAMHAQVVLPGLKPCVVERAYGASYANGIAICIVDVTLDQVRVHNHS